One segment of Dolichospermum sp. DET69 DNA contains the following:
- a CDS encoding ISH3 family transposase, with product MTVSSLTKATRGESTEELVLTDSETLDEVIQCLVENFSIETQGACDQQTLFEILVKAASTGDSIENTAKLLKNIPTANDIRYHLNKINNFEELEAQINQALKSRIPLGLKKGCLKIAIDLNLICYYGQPTSSELPYIYRSEAKSGTNSFYAYATLYVISNNKRVTLAIRGVRQLDTSVALITYLLAELESLKINVKKLYLDRGFFNTPVIRWLQALDIPFLMPAIKTGKKGGIKQFLKGKKSYKTTYTITRDKDDFVTFDLWIVCKYRKGKHKKHGVQYFVYVAYKVKTNLNYIYQDYRKRFGIETSYRLKNICRIKTNNKNPVLRLLFIGISFLLINIWVNLLWLKISRKRKGSRLIYRTLFTLKQMLAFLSQALQKKYQVVESIYIPSG from the coding sequence TTGACTGTTTCATCTCTAACAAAAGCCACGCGGGGCGAGTCTACAGAAGAACTCGTTTTAACCGACTCAGAAACTCTTGATGAGGTTATTCAGTGTTTAGTAGAAAATTTTTCGATTGAAACGCAAGGAGCCTGTGACCAACAAACTTTATTCGAGATTCTGGTTAAAGCAGCCAGCACTGGAGACAGTATTGAAAACACAGCTAAATTGTTAAAAAATATTCCGACAGCTAATGATATTAGATATCATCTCAATAAAATTAACAATTTTGAGGAATTAGAAGCGCAAATAAATCAAGCATTAAAAAGTCGAATTCCTTTAGGATTAAAAAAAGGGTGTTTGAAAATAGCGATTGATTTAAATTTAATTTGTTATTATGGTCAACCAACATCGTCAGAATTACCCTACATATATCGAAGTGAAGCTAAATCTGGTACTAATTCATTTTATGCCTATGCCACTTTATATGTTATTAGTAATAATAAGCGTGTAACTCTAGCAATAAGAGGTGTTCGCCAATTAGATACTAGTGTGGCTTTAATTACTTATTTATTAGCAGAACTTGAATCCCTAAAAATAAATGTAAAAAAACTCTATTTGGATAGGGGATTTTTTAATACTCCTGTAATTAGATGGTTACAGGCATTAGATATTCCCTTTCTTATGCCTGCTATCAAGACTGGAAAAAAAGGAGGAATCAAACAATTCCTCAAGGGTAAAAAAAGTTATAAAACTACCTATACTATTACAAGAGACAAAGATGATTTTGTCACATTTGATTTATGGATCGTCTGTAAATATAGAAAGGGAAAGCATAAAAAGCATGGGGTTCAATACTTTGTTTATGTTGCTTATAAGGTCAAAACAAATTTAAATTATATCTATCAAGATTATCGAAAAAGATTTGGCATTGAAACCAGTTATCGTCTGAAAAATATTTGTCGAATTAAGACGAATAACAAAAATCCAGTCTTGAGATTACTATTCATTGGAATATCCTTTCTTCTAATTAACATCTGGGTGAATCTACTATGGCTCAAAATCAGTCGTAAAAGGAAAGGTAGTAGATTAATTTATCGCACACTTTTTACACTCAAACAGATGTTAGCCTTTTTATCTCAAGCCCTACAGAAGAAATATCAAGTCGTTGAAAGCATTTATATTCCATCCGGTTAG
- a CDS encoding anti-sigma regulatory factor — MITISLRPVGRYWGTISFASTLYLCPILDLLLTDIPAKLQSELRLGLQEALVNAAKHGNNLDPGKSVVVRFSLVDNQYWWIISDQGSGFTPSLEGDSDPNDYLPPDEAESGRGMSLLHQIFDQVKWNRKGTELTLCKQLQSRRLLSLRR, encoded by the coding sequence GTGATTACCATTTCTCTTCGTCCAGTTGGGCGTTATTGGGGGACAATTAGTTTTGCCTCCACTCTTTATCTTTGTCCAATCCTAGATTTACTCTTGACTGATATTCCCGCAAAATTACAATCAGAACTGCGACTAGGACTTCAAGAAGCCCTAGTAAATGCCGCTAAACATGGGAATAATCTTGATCCCGGCAAATCGGTCGTAGTTCGTTTCTCTTTAGTAGATAATCAGTATTGGTGGATTATCTCAGATCAAGGTAGCGGCTTCACTCCCTCCCTCGAAGGTGATAGTGATCCCAATGACTATTTACCACCAGACGAAGCAGAAAGTGGACGGGGTATGTCTTTACTACATCAGATTTTTGATCAAGTAAAATGGAATCGCAAAGGCACAGAACTCACGCTTTGTAAGCAATTACAAAGCCGTCGGTTATTATCTTTGCGACGGTGA
- the asnS gene encoding asparagine--tRNA ligase: MLNRRIAEILRSGKPEETLVVQGWVRTKRELKGFAFLEVNDGSSLGNLQVVINQDLPDYQEILKQINTGASVEVSGVLVASQGKGQSIELKADEVKVYGDADPDTYPLQKKRHSFEFLRTIAHLRPRTNSFGAVFRVRNACATAIHQFFQQRSFLWVHTPIITASDCEGAGELFSVTNFNLKNVPKTENQEIDYSQDFFSKPAYLTVSGQLEAEIMAMAFTNVYTFGPTFRAENSNTSRHLAEFWMVEPEMAFCDLEGDMDLAEEFLKYIFKYVMETCPEDMEFFNSRIDNTVLETANNIINNQFERLTYTEAVNLLEKADVKFDYPVSWGADLQSEHERYLAEQLFKKPVIVTDYPAQIKAFYMRLSDDEKTVRAMDILAPKIGEIIGGSQREERLDVLEKRVLAQGMNPEDLWWYLDLRRYGTVPHAGFGLGFERLVQFMTGMGNIRDVIPFPRTPENAEF, from the coding sequence ATGCTAAATCGCCGTATTGCTGAAATATTAAGAAGTGGAAAACCGGAAGAAACTTTGGTAGTCCAAGGTTGGGTAAGAACAAAACGCGAATTAAAAGGATTTGCGTTTTTGGAAGTTAATGATGGTTCATCTTTAGGTAATCTGCAAGTTGTTATTAATCAAGATTTACCAGATTATCAAGAAATATTAAAACAAATCAATACAGGTGCTTCTGTTGAAGTATCAGGAGTCCTAGTAGCTTCCCAAGGAAAAGGACAAAGCATAGAATTAAAAGCTGATGAAGTGAAAGTATACGGAGACGCTGATCCTGATACCTATCCTCTGCAAAAGAAACGTCATTCCTTTGAGTTTCTGCGAACCATAGCTCATTTGCGTCCTCGAACTAACTCCTTTGGTGCGGTATTCCGGGTGAGAAATGCTTGCGCGACTGCTATCCACCAATTTTTTCAACAACGGAGCTTTTTATGGGTACATACTCCCATTATTACTGCTAGTGATTGCGAAGGGGCTGGAGAATTATTTAGCGTTACTAATTTCAATTTAAAGAATGTTCCGAAAACAGAAAATCAAGAAATTGATTATAGCCAAGACTTCTTTAGTAAACCTGCATATTTAACAGTAAGTGGCCAATTAGAAGCCGAAATTATGGCTATGGCTTTTACTAATGTTTACACATTTGGTCCCACATTCCGCGCTGAAAATTCTAATACTTCCCGTCACTTAGCCGAATTTTGGATGGTTGAACCAGAAATGGCTTTTTGTGATTTAGAAGGTGATATGGATTTGGCTGAGGAGTTTCTTAAATACATTTTTAAATATGTGATGGAAACTTGTCCTGAAGACATGGAATTTTTCAATTCACGCATTGATAATACTGTTTTAGAAACTGCGAATAATATTATTAACAATCAGTTTGAAAGATTGACTTATACAGAAGCAGTCAACCTTTTAGAAAAAGCTGATGTTAAGTTTGATTATCCTGTCAGTTGGGGTGCAGATTTACAATCAGAACATGAACGTTATTTAGCGGAACAACTGTTTAAAAAGCCTGTGATTGTCACAGATTATCCCGCGCAAATTAAAGCCTTTTATATGCGGTTGAGTGACGATGAAAAAACTGTTCGTGCTATGGATATTCTCGCACCAAAAATAGGCGAAATTATTGGTGGTTCACAACGGGAAGAAAGACTTGATGTTTTAGAAAAACGGGTATTAGCACAAGGTATGAACCCGGAAGATTTATGGTGGTATTTAGATTTGCGTCGTTATGGTACCGTTCCCCATGCTGGTTTCGGTTTGGGGTTTGAAAGATTGGTGCAATTCATGACGGGTATGGGGAATATTAGGGATGTGATTCCGTTCCCGCGCACACCAGAAAATGCGGAGTTTTAA
- a CDS encoding DUF4351 domain-containing protein, with product MILATLTRTDSAQSLLSQVAQKVATIPDREQQQNIAGCVEVLAGLRFEKDLVRQFLREDIMKESVIYQDILQQGRKLGEESLILRLLNRRFGNVDQLLIQKVQVLSVEQLEDLGEALFDFSEVADLVTWLNGKIGN from the coding sequence ATGATCTTAGCAACTTTAACCCGCACCGACTCAGCACAAAGTTTATTATCCCAAGTAGCTCAAAAAGTCGCTACAATTCCAGATAGGGAACAGCAACAAAATATTGCTGGTTGTGTAGAAGTTCTCGCAGGTTTACGGTTTGAAAAAGATTTGGTTCGTCAATTTCTCCGGGAGGATATTATGAAAGAATCTGTAATTTATCAAGATATTTTGCAGCAAGGTAGAAAATTAGGTGAAGAAAGTTTAATTTTGCGTCTTCTAAATCGCCGTTTTGGAAATGTTGATCAATTATTAATTCAGAAAGTGCAGGTACTATCTGTTGAACAATTAGAAGATTTGGGAGAAGCGTTATTTGATTTTTCTGAAGTTGCTGATTTGGTAACTTGGTTAAACGGAAAAATTGGTAATTAG
- a CDS encoding putative toxin-antitoxin system toxin component, PIN family: protein MSFQKFDSPIPLVIVDTSVFISALLSKNPNSAPCKIIIFWRGGRFNLVISPQILEELVEKLLAKNIDKTDIKDILTAIFYTAIKIQGTYQATILDNIDPNDNMFLAAAYEISADYLVSLDKKHILPLKHYHGTQILSPDLFIRILDK, encoded by the coding sequence ATGTCTTTTCAAAAATTTGATTCACCAATACCTTTAGTAATTGTAGATACATCTGTTTTCATCTCGGCTTTACTGAGTAAAAACCCGAATAGTGCGCCTTGTAAAATTATTATATTCTGGCGAGGAGGTAGATTTAACCTAGTAATTTCTCCACAAATATTAGAGGAATTAGTTGAAAAATTATTAGCAAAAAATATTGATAAAACTGATATCAAAGATATTTTGACAGCCATTTTTTACACAGCAATTAAAATTCAAGGTACTTATCAGGCGACAATCTTGGATAATATTGATCCTAACGATAATATGTTTTTAGCCGCAGCTTATGAAATTAGTGCTGATTATTTAGTTTCTCTTGATAAAAAACATATTCTGCCATTAAAACATTATCACGGAACACAAATTTTATCACCAGATTTATTTATCAGGATATTAGATAAATAA
- a CDS encoding AAA family ATPase — MQENWQVLLKQEITNQYVQKSQEWVDVNISTSGLLNLTIVSDRFISLSIPQRKEQISNLLKSQVPHLSPGFLSLYTLQEAESLNISPPQTFDPASIHTWQDLAIQAANPQNQPTAPQRELSLPRTVTFYSFKGGVGRTTALTHVAWILAMRGRKVVAVDLDLEAPGLSTAFNLQPQPKYGIVDYFYERSYLPEEIKPSIFITEIFGEVRIQNAKGRLFVVPAGCLSLDYISKVDDLHANTVIDGDQNLWTVFKREIYEQLKPDILLIDSRTGINQWGALSLIQAADEAIMFLFPNEQNKQGIELLLQSLQNLNKLSINFVFSPVPDVTKIGLSKVKSIWESLLNRIKTTTNENYETDEDESDLDNSQTSIEELLVVPYLLPIALADSYPAPGMQDYYTKIANLIDETTDEINRSNVLNTIDQRWKIIESLQFPEVNAADQRQDLSLLFQRTTDFERFLDDTTCLIRGRKGTGKTALYWLFLKHKIVAQKLAHGRLDNTVFLSAHGRFQESRPSRGDFEYIHKNLQENSGTWEALWRAYLLLRCHQEHLFKFPKGRKGTKFAELNKIINNLPKEKWQSECTQALLELSTNSELCLIVKDAINILLNEEVGNNSQKLWFLYDDLDEDFPEREGIRQQALTGLFQLVQSCDANRLTEIRFKIFLREDIWNLLSFDNKSHFTGRDIILQWNKIDFLRLALRQVIQSKDFKDLVDRSSPIAVESIDQASEDVIDKALELLWGNRRRGGKSAKNVSRWVYERLTDPSGTTFPRSLSIFLKGAKEQELTYKGQSSSKFRTDRLLQGKSLEFGLKKASENRCEEIKEEYPDLTKFFDSLKGKLAFLSKEQLREVWQDLAPDIAGFEEFVSFLSEIGIIEWREKEKRYKVADIYVYGFEMIRQGAV; from the coding sequence ATGCAGGAAAATTGGCAGGTTTTACTAAAACAGGAAATTACAAACCAGTATGTACAGAAGTCACAGGAATGGGTTGATGTAAATATTTCTACATCTGGTTTATTGAATTTGACTATTGTTAGCGATCGCTTTATAAGTTTATCTATTCCTCAACGTAAAGAACAAATTTCTAACTTACTTAAATCACAAGTTCCTCATTTATCTCCTGGTTTTCTCTCCCTATATACACTTCAAGAAGCTGAATCACTTAATATTTCACCACCACAGACTTTTGATCCAGCATCAATACATACTTGGCAAGATTTAGCTATCCAAGCAGCAAACCCACAAAACCAACCAACAGCACCTCAGCGCGAACTTAGTCTACCCAGAACAGTGACATTTTATTCTTTTAAAGGAGGAGTAGGACGCACTACGGCATTAACTCATGTTGCTTGGATTTTAGCAATGCGGGGACGTAAAGTTGTGGCTGTAGATTTAGATTTAGAAGCACCTGGTTTAAGTACGGCTTTTAACCTGCAACCACAACCAAAATATGGAATTGTTGACTATTTTTATGAACGTTCCTATTTACCAGAAGAAATAAAACCGAGTATTTTCATTACTGAAATATTTGGTGAAGTGAGAATACAAAACGCTAAAGGAAGATTATTTGTTGTTCCTGCTGGTTGTCTTAGTCTTGATTATATTTCTAAGGTTGATGATCTCCATGCTAATACTGTTATTGATGGAGATCAAAATCTTTGGACTGTTTTTAAGCGGGAAATTTACGAACAATTAAAACCAGATATTCTTTTAATTGATTCGAGAACGGGAATTAATCAATGGGGAGCTTTATCATTAATCCAAGCTGCTGATGAAGCAATTATGTTTCTTTTTCCTAATGAACAGAATAAACAGGGAATAGAACTACTTTTACAATCACTTCAAAACCTTAATAAATTATCAATTAATTTTGTTTTTTCTCCCGTCCCTGATGTTACTAAAATCGGTTTATCTAAAGTAAAATCTATTTGGGAATCATTGCTAAATAGGATAAAAACGACAACCAATGAAAACTATGAAACAGATGAAGATGAGTCGGATTTAGATAATTCTCAAACTTCAATAGAAGAACTTTTAGTAGTTCCTTATCTTTTGCCAATTGCTTTAGCTGACAGCTATCCTGCACCAGGAATGCAAGATTACTACACTAAAATTGCTAACTTAATTGATGAAACAACTGATGAAATTAACCGTAGCAATGTTTTAAATACTATAGATCAGCGATGGAAAATTATTGAAAGTCTGCAATTTCCTGAAGTAAATGCTGCTGATCAAAGACAAGATTTGAGCCTATTATTTCAGCGTACAACTGATTTTGAAAGATTCTTAGATGACACAACTTGTTTAATTAGAGGACGAAAAGGAACAGGTAAAACTGCGTTATATTGGCTTTTTTTAAAACACAAAATTGTTGCTCAAAAACTAGCTCATGGACGGTTAGATAATACTGTATTTTTGTCAGCACATGGTAGATTTCAGGAAAGTCGCCCATCTCGTGGGGATTTTGAATATATTCATAAAAATTTGCAGGAAAATAGTGGCACATGGGAAGCTTTATGGAGAGCTTATTTACTGCTTAGATGTCATCAGGAACATTTATTTAAGTTTCCTAAAGGTAGGAAAGGTACAAAGTTTGCTGAACTGAATAAAATCATCAATAATTTACCTAAAGAAAAATGGCAGTCTGAATGCACTCAAGCCTTATTAGAATTATCTACTAACTCTGAACTATGTCTTATAGTCAAAGATGCTATTAACATTCTTCTTAATGAAGAAGTCGGAAATAATTCTCAAAAACTATGGTTTCTTTACGATGATTTAGATGAAGATTTTCCTGAAAGAGAAGGAATAAGACAACAAGCACTCACTGGCTTATTTCAATTAGTTCAATCTTGTGATGCTAACAGATTAACAGAAATTAGATTTAAAATTTTCTTGAGAGAGGATATATGGAATCTTTTAAGTTTTGATAATAAAAGTCATTTTACTGGACGCGATATTATTTTACAGTGGAATAAAATTGACTTTTTACGGTTAGCACTTCGTCAAGTAATACAATCCAAAGATTTCAAGGATTTAGTTGATCGATCCTCTCCTATTGCTGTTGAAAGTATTGATCAAGCTAGTGAAGATGTGATTGATAAAGCATTAGAATTACTTTGGGGAAACCGTCGTCGAGGTGGAAAGAGTGCTAAAAACGTATCTCGATGGGTTTATGAACGATTAACAGACCCAAGTGGTACTACTTTTCCTCGTAGTTTAAGTATATTCCTCAAAGGAGCAAAAGAACAAGAACTAACCTATAAAGGACAATCATCAAGCAAATTCCGTACAGACCGCCTACTTCAAGGTAAATCGCTAGAATTTGGATTGAAAAAAGCATCAGAAAACCGCTGCGAAGAAATTAAAGAGGAATACCCTGATTTAACTAAATTTTTTGATTCTCTCAAGGGTAAATTGGCTTTCTTATCTAAAGAACAGTTACGAGAAGTATGGCAAGATTTAGCGCCTGATATAGCAGGTTTTGAAGAATTTGTTTCTTTTTTAAGTGAGATTGGTATTATTGAATGGCGCGAAAAAGAGAAACGCTATAAAGTTGCCGATATATATGTGTATGGTTTTGAGATGATTCGTCAAGGTGCAGTATAG
- the groL gene encoding chaperonin GroEL (60 kDa chaperone family; promotes refolding of misfolded polypeptides especially under stressful conditions; forms two stacked rings of heptamers to form a barrel-shaped 14mer; ends can be capped by GroES; misfolded proteins enter the barrel where they are refolded when GroES binds) yields MAKRIIYNENARRALERGIDILAEAVAVTLGPKGRNVVLEKKFGAPQIVNDGVTIAKEIELEDHIENTGVALIRQAASKTNDAAGDGTTTATVLAHAIVKEGLRNVAAGANAILLKRGIDKASAFLVEKIAEHARPVEDSKAIAQVAAISAGNDEEVGAMIAQAMDKVGKEGVISLEEGKSMTTELEITEGMRFDKGYISPYFATDAERMETVFDEPYILLTDKKIALVQDLVPVLEQVARSGRPLVIIAEDIEKEALATLVVNRLRGVLNVAAVKAPGFGDRRKAMLDDIAVLTGGQVITEDAGLKLDTTKLESLGKARRITITKDSTTIVAEGNEAGVKGRCEQIRRQMEETESSYDKEKLQERLAKLSGGVAVVKVGAATETEMKDKKLRLEDAINATKAAVEEGIVPGGGTTLAHLAPVLEAWAHSNLKDEELTGALIVVRALPAPLKRIAENAGQNGAVIAERVKEKDFNIGFNASTNEFVDMLAAGIVDPAKVTRSALQNAASIAGMVLTTECIIVDKPEPKDGAPAAGAGMGGDYDY; encoded by the coding sequence ATGGCAAAGCGCATTATTTACAACGAAAACGCCCGTCGCGCTCTAGAGCGTGGTATTGATATTCTCGCTGAAGCTGTAGCTGTTACCCTTGGACCTAAAGGTCGTAACGTAGTTTTAGAAAAGAAATTTGGCGCACCACAAATCGTGAATGATGGTGTCACCATCGCTAAAGAAATTGAATTAGAAGACCACATCGAAAATACTGGTGTAGCTCTAATTCGTCAAGCTGCTTCTAAAACCAATGACGCTGCTGGTGATGGTACAACCACAGCTACGGTTTTGGCTCACGCTATCGTTAAAGAAGGCTTGCGGAACGTTGCGGCTGGTGCTAATGCAATTTTATTGAAGCGCGGTATTGATAAAGCATCTGCGTTTTTAGTCGAAAAAATTGCTGAACACGCTCGTCCTGTAGAAGATTCTAAGGCGATCGCTCAAGTTGCAGCAATTTCTGCTGGTAACGACGAAGAAGTCGGAGCTATGATTGCTCAAGCTATGGACAAGGTGGGCAAAGAAGGCGTAATTTCCCTAGAAGAAGGGAAATCTATGACCACCGAATTGGAAATCACCGAAGGGATGCGTTTTGATAAGGGTTATATTTCCCCTTACTTCGCTACCGATGCAGAACGGATGGAAACCGTTTTTGATGAGCCTTACATCTTGTTAACTGACAAGAAAATTGCTTTAGTCCAAGACTTAGTTCCTGTCCTCGAACAAGTAGCTCGTTCCGGTCGTCCTTTGGTAATTATTGCTGAAGACATCGAAAAAGAAGCTTTGGCAACTTTGGTTGTTAACCGTTTACGCGGTGTTCTTAACGTGGCCGCTGTGAAAGCTCCTGGTTTTGGCGATCGCCGCAAAGCCATGCTAGACGATATCGCAGTTCTCACCGGTGGTCAAGTAATCACTGAAGATGCTGGTTTGAAACTAGACACCACCAAGCTAGAAAGCTTAGGTAAAGCTCGCCGCATCACCATTACCAAAGACAGCACCACAATTGTTGCTGAAGGTAATGAAGCTGGTGTGAAGGGTCGTTGCGAACAAATCCGTCGTCAAATGGAAGAAACCGAATCTTCTTACGACAAAGAAAAACTGCAAGAGCGTTTGGCTAAATTGTCCGGTGGTGTAGCTGTAGTTAAAGTTGGTGCAGCAACCGAAACCGAAATGAAAGACAAGAAACTCCGCTTGGAAGATGCTATCAATGCTACCAAGGCTGCTGTAGAAGAAGGTATTGTTCCCGGTGGTGGTACAACCTTGGCTCACCTTGCTCCCGTGTTGGAAGCTTGGGCGCACAGCAACCTCAAAGATGAAGAGTTGACTGGTGCTTTAATCGTCGTTCGGGCTTTACCTGCTCCTCTGAAGAGAATTGCCGAAAACGCTGGTCAAAACGGCGCGGTTATTGCTGAAAGAGTGAAAGAGAAGGATTTCAACATTGGTTTCAATGCTTCTACCAACGAATTTGTTGATATGTTAGCTGCTGGTATTGTTGACCCTGCTAAAGTAACTCGTTCTGCTTTGCAAAACGCTGCTTCTATCGCTGGTATGGTGTTGACAACAGAATGTATCATTGTTGACAAGCCAGAGCCTAAGGATGGCGCTCCTGCTGCTGGCGCTGGTATGGGTGGAGATTACGATTACTAA
- the groES gene encoding co-chaperone GroES yields MAAVSLSVSTVKPLGDRVFIKVSAPQEKTAGGLFLPDNAQEKPQVGEIAAVGPGKRNDDGTRQTMDINVGDKVLYSKYAGTDIKLATEEYVLLSEKDILAIVS; encoded by the coding sequence ATGGCAGCCGTATCTTTAAGCGTTTCCACCGTTAAACCCCTAGGCGATCGCGTTTTCATTAAAGTGAGCGCACCCCAAGAAAAGACCGCAGGCGGTTTATTTTTACCCGATAATGCTCAGGAAAAACCCCAAGTTGGCGAAATCGCCGCTGTTGGACCTGGCAAGCGGAATGACGACGGTACTCGTCAAACAATGGACATTAATGTTGGCGATAAAGTGTTGTACTCCAAGTACGCTGGCACTGATATCAAGCTGGCGACAGAAGAATATGTACTGCTTTCTGAAAAAGACATTTTAGCAATCGTTAGCTAA
- a CDS encoding response regulator transcription factor — MDRSARSATVMKEPSMKDHKRLLLIDDDPNLILLVKDYLEFRGYEVITSANGSEALNLLETEVPDMIICDVMMPEMDGYTFVEQVRQTERTSWIPVLFLSAKGQSADRVKGLNKGADVYMIKPFEPEELVAQVESSLKQTVRWKEHQTKGGDNGSRIQVPFDVQLTPTELKVVQFVARGLANREIAEELNVSQRTVESHVSNMLGKTNLHNRTELARWAIENQMA; from the coding sequence ATGGATCGAAGCGCAAGAAGTGCCACTGTTATGAAAGAACCCAGCATGAAAGACCACAAACGACTTCTACTGATTGATGATGACCCTAACCTCATCTTGCTGGTGAAGGATTACTTAGAGTTCCGGGGCTACGAAGTCATCACATCTGCAAATGGCTCAGAAGCTCTGAATCTTCTAGAAACCGAAGTTCCAGATATGATCATCTGTGACGTGATGATGCCAGAAATGGACGGATACACTTTTGTCGAGCAAGTACGACAAACTGAACGCACTAGTTGGATTCCTGTTCTTTTTCTCTCAGCTAAAGGTCAAAGTGCAGACCGAGTGAAGGGTTTAAACAAAGGCGCTGACGTATATATGATCAAGCCTTTTGAACCTGAAGAACTCGTAGCACAAGTAGAATCTTCACTGAAGCAAACTGTGCGTTGGAAAGAACATCAAACGAAAGGCGGTGATAACGGTTCTCGCATCCAAGTTCCTTTCGATGTCCAGTTAACCCCCACAGAACTGAAAGTAGTCCAGTTTGTAGCCAGAGGTTTAGCAAACCGCGAAATCGCTGAAGAACTAAATGTCAGTCAGCGAACTGTTGAAAGCCATGTGTCCAATATGTTGGGCAAAACCAATCTCCACAACCGGACTGAATTAGCACGTTGGGCGATTGAAAATCAAATGGCCTAG